The Allostreptomyces psammosilenae sequence CGGCCCGGCGGGCGCGGCTGCGCCCGCACGTTGCCGAGCAGCGCACCCTCGTCCCGGTCACCGGAGAGCACCACGCCCTGCACGCCGAGCTCCTTCAGCCGCTGCATGATCGGCTCGAACATGGCCCGGCCGGCGCCACCGGTCCGCCGGGCCAGCACCAGGTGCAGGCCCACGTCCTTGGCGAACGGCAGGATGTCCACCAGCGGCGACAGCGGGTTCCCGGAGGAGGTCGCCACCAGGTCGTAGTCGTCGATCACGTAGAAGATCTCCGGCCCGCGCCACCAGCTGCGGTTGCGCAGCTGCTCCTGGGTAACGTCCGGACCGGGGATCCGCTCCTCGAAGACCACCTTGGCGTCGGTGACGAACTGCGACAGCGCCGGCTGCGCGGCGGCGTAGCTGAGCAGGTACTCGTCCGGTACCACGCCCAGCGAGGCGCGGCGGTAGTCGCCCAGGATGATCTGGGCCTGCGCCGGCGTGTAGCGGTCCATGATGCCGTGCATCAGCACCCGCAACAGGGCCGTCTTGCCCGACTCGCTGTCGCCGAACACCACGAAGTGCGGGTCCGTCACGAAGTCGACGTACACCGGCGCCAGCTCGGTCTCGTCCACGCCGAACGGGATGCCCAGCTCGGGGCGCTCGGCGATCTTCGGCAGCCGGTCGTGCGGCAGCAGCTCCGGCAGCATCCGCACCCGCGGCGCCCGCGGCCCGGCCCAGGACTCCGCGGAGCGGGCCACCAGCGCGGCCACTCCCTCGGAGACGTCGGAGGCGTCCTGCACCCCGTCGATCCGCGGCAGCGCGGCCAGGAAGTGCAGCTTGTCCGCGGACAGGCCGCGACCCGGCGCCCCCTGCGGGACGGTGCGGGCCACCTTGCGGTCGATCTCCGACTCCACCGGGTCACCGAGACGCAGCTCGATGCGCGTCTGGATCTGGTCCTTCAGGGAGGGCCGCACCTCCGCGTAGCGGGAGATGGACAGCACCACGTGCACGCCGAAGCCGAGGCCGCGGGTGGCGATGTCGGTCACCACCGGCTCGAAGTCCTCGAAGTCCTGCCGCAGCGTCATCCAGCCGTCGACGACCAGGAACACGTCGCCCCACGGCTCCTGGGGCAGCCGGCCCTCGGCCCGCATCCGGCGGAAGGTGTTCATCGAGTCGATGCCCTGCGAGCGGAACAGCTCCTCGCGCCGGGACAGCACCCCGTGCACCTCGCTGATCAGCCGGCGCACCATCTCCACGTCCATCCGGGAGGCGACGCCGCCGACGTGCGGCAGGTTCTGCAGCGACAGCAGGCCGCCACCGCCGAAGTCCAGGCAGTAGAACTGGGCCTCGGCCGGGGTGTGGGTGAGGGCGAACGAACCGATCAGGGTGCGCAGCAGGGTGGACTTGCCGGACTGCGGACCGCCGATGATCAGGGCGTGGCCGGCGGCGCCGGAGAAGTCCCGGTACATCACGTCGCGGCGCTGCTCGAACGGCTTGTCGACGATGCCCAGCGGCACCACCAGGCGGCCGGAGGCCGGGTAGTCGGCGGCGGCCAGGCCTCGGTTCGGCGTCGGGGCGATGCCCGGCAGCAGGTGGTCCAGGGTCGGCGGCTCGTTCAGCGGCGGCAGCCACACCTGGTGCGCCGGCGGTCCCTGGCCCTGCAGCCGGCTGACGATCACGTCGAGCACGGTGTCGGCCAGCGAGGAGTCCTGGGCCTCCGCCACCGCGACCGGCTCCGCCGGCTGCTGCACCGGCGCGGGGCGCGCCACCGGCGCCGCGGTGAACAGGACCGGAGCCCGCCGGTCCACCTGGGCGACCGGGCCGCTGCCGGCCTCCCGGTAGGGGCCGGAGACGTAGGCGGCCTTGAACCGCACCAGGGTGTCGGTGTCGAACTTCAGGTAGCCGGATCCGGGCACGGACGGCAGGTGGTAGGCGTCGGGGGCGCCGATCGCCGCCCGGGACTCCGCGGCCGAGAAGGTGCGCAGACCGATCCGGTAGGACAGGTAGGTGTCCAGGCCGCGCAGCCGGCCCTCCTCCAGGCGCTGCGAGGCCAGCAGCAGGTGCACGCCCAGCGACCGGCCGATGCGGCCGATCTGGATGAACATGTCGATGAACTCGGGCTTGGCGGTGAGCAGCTCGCTGAACTCGTCGATGATGATCACCAGCGAGGGCAGTGGCTCCAGCGGCGCGCCGGCGGCGCGGGCCCGCTCGTAGTCGTGGATGTTGGCGTAGTTGCCGGCCGCCCGCAGCAGCTCCTGCCGGCGGGTCAGCTCACCGGTGATCGAGTCGCGCATGCGGTCGACGAGGGTGAGGTCGTCGGCCAGGTTGGTGATGACCGCGGCCACGTGCGGCATGTCCGCCATGCCGGCGAAGGTCGCGCCGCCCTTGAAGTCGGCGAGCACGAAGTTCAGCGTCTCGGAGGAGTGGGTCATCGCCAGGCCCAGCACGAGCGTGCGCAGCAGCTCGGACTTGCCGGAACCGGTGGCGCCGACGCACAGGCCGTGCGGGCCCATGCCCTCCTGCGAGGCCTCCTTGAGGTCCAGCATGACCGGCTCGCCGTTCTCGCCCACGCCGATCGGGACGCGGAGCCGGTCGTGCGGCAGCCGGGGCCGCCAGGTGCGGGAGACGTCGACGGCCGCCGCGTCGCCCACCCCCATCAGGTCGGTGAACTCCAGGTTGGCCAGCAGCGGCTCGTCCTCCTCGGTGGCGGACAGCCGCAGCGGGGCCAGCTGGCGGGCCAGCGCCTCGGCCTGGACCGGAGTCAGCTCGTCCGGCACGCCGGTGTAGACGGTGCCGGTGGCCGACATCAGCCGCAGCACACCGGGCTCCAGGTCCACGGTGAGGCCGCCGCGCGGCTCGCCGCCCTCACCGGGCAGCAGCTCCACCACGGTCACGCCCTGCAGTCCCTCGGCGCCGGCCAGCAGGGAGTCCGCCGGCACGATCCCGCCGTCCAGCACGACCACGACGTGCGGCTGGTCCGGCACCGGGGCGGCGTCGGGGGTGAAGCGGTTGCGGGAGGACAGCTCCTCGCCGAGGATGCGCTCCAGTTCGCCGAGGTCGTCGCGGATCAGCCGCACGGAGCCGGCGCCGTCGGTCTCGCTGGGGGACTGCACGTGCGGCAGCCACTTGGTCCACTCCCACTCCTCGGCCGCCCCCGGGGCGGCGGCGACCGCGATGATCAGGTCGTCGGGGGAGTGCAGGGTGGCCAGCTGGCACACCATGGCGCGCATCGCGCCGTACAGCGTGTCCGCGTCCCCGGTGACCGCCACGTGGTAGAAGGACCGCAGCGACAGCGCGATCGGCATGTCCGGGATGCTGCCGTGCGCGGCGATGAAGCGCTGCATGGCCTCCGCGGACAGCGGCTCCAGCTCGTCGCGGGGGGCGGTCTCCGGGACGCGCAGCGGCGTCGCCAGCTGGTGGGTGCCCAGGCCCACCCGGGGCTGGAGGAAGTCCTGGTCACCGGGGCGGCGCTCCCACAGCCGCCGCCCGTCGGCGACCACCGCCCACAGCTGGTCGGGGCCCGGGTTGAGGTAGAGCTGCGCCGAGCGCTGCCGGTCCGCGGTGCGACGCACCTGCTTGCGGATCTGCGCCAGGTACTTCAGGTAGTCCCGGCGGGCGTCGGCCACCTCCAGGGAACTGCCCTGGCGGGCGCGGACGAGCTGCACGATGATCATGGCGACGGTGGAGGCGATCATCAGACCGCCGACCACCCGCATGAACGGCGCCATGCCTGGCATGAAGAAGAAGGCTGCGGAGCCCGCCATGCCCAGCATGGGCAGGACGTTCATCCACCATTCCTGGTTGGCTTCGCGCGGGAGGTCCGGAGGCGGCTCCAGCCGTACCTCCTCCTCCGGCACCGGCGGCGGCAGCACCCGCTGCGGCCGCTTCACGACGGTCTGCACGGCTGAGAATCCCCCTGAGGGCCGCGAGCGGGCCCGGCTTTCGGTGAGAGAAGATGCCCGGCAGACTACCGGTGTCGACGCACCGTGACGACCGCCCGGCAGGGCACGGAGTGACGACTCGGTGACACCCGGGGAACCGACGTCGGCTCCCTGGGGGTCCGTGAGGGCGGGCAACCCCTAGGATGCGACGGATCGGACACTCCCCCCTCGCCCGCCCGAGGGCGGGGGGCGTCGCCCAGCCGTCAGGCCGCGGGCGGGGGCCGCCCCCGCCCTCCCTCCTCCTCGCTCTCCCTCCCCGCTCCGTCCGAGGAGGGGGCGCACGCTGGGGAGGGGCCCACGCAACAGCACCCAGCACAACAGGGGGAGAGTTGAGCAGTACTTCGACGGGCTACTGCCGTGTCACGG is a genomic window containing:
- the eccCa gene encoding type VII secretion protein EccCa; the encoded protein is MQTVVKRPQRVLPPPVPEEEVRLEPPPDLPREANQEWWMNVLPMLGMAGSAAFFFMPGMAPFMRVVGGLMIASTVAMIIVQLVRARQGSSLEVADARRDYLKYLAQIRKQVRRTADRQRSAQLYLNPGPDQLWAVVADGRRLWERRPGDQDFLQPRVGLGTHQLATPLRVPETAPRDELEPLSAEAMQRFIAAHGSIPDMPIALSLRSFYHVAVTGDADTLYGAMRAMVCQLATLHSPDDLIIAVAAAPGAAEEWEWTKWLPHVQSPSETDGAGSVRLIRDDLGELERILGEELSSRNRFTPDAAPVPDQPHVVVVLDGGIVPADSLLAGAEGLQGVTVVELLPGEGGEPRGGLTVDLEPGVLRLMSATGTVYTGVPDELTPVQAEALARQLAPLRLSATEEDEPLLANLEFTDLMGVGDAAAVDVSRTWRPRLPHDRLRVPIGVGENGEPVMLDLKEASQEGMGPHGLCVGATGSGKSELLRTLVLGLAMTHSSETLNFVLADFKGGATFAGMADMPHVAAVITNLADDLTLVDRMRDSITGELTRRQELLRAAGNYANIHDYERARAAGAPLEPLPSLVIIIDEFSELLTAKPEFIDMFIQIGRIGRSLGVHLLLASQRLEEGRLRGLDTYLSYRIGLRTFSAAESRAAIGAPDAYHLPSVPGSGYLKFDTDTLVRFKAAYVSGPYREAGSGPVAQVDRRAPVLFTAAPVARPAPVQQPAEPVAVAEAQDSSLADTVLDVIVSRLQGQGPPAHQVWLPPLNEPPTLDHLLPGIAPTPNRGLAAADYPASGRLVVPLGIVDKPFEQRRDVMYRDFSGAAGHALIIGGPQSGKSTLLRTLIGSFALTHTPAEAQFYCLDFGGGGLLSLQNLPHVGGVASRMDVEMVRRLISEVHGVLSRREELFRSQGIDSMNTFRRMRAEGRLPQEPWGDVFLVVDGWMTLRQDFEDFEPVVTDIATRGLGFGVHVVLSISRYAEVRPSLKDQIQTRIELRLGDPVESEIDRKVARTVPQGAPGRGLSADKLHFLAALPRIDGVQDASDVSEGVAALVARSAESWAGPRAPRVRMLPELLPHDRLPKIAERPELGIPFGVDETELAPVYVDFVTDPHFVVFGDSESGKTALLRVLMHGIMDRYTPAQAQIILGDYRRASLGVVPDEYLLSYAAAQPALSQFVTDAKVVFEERIPGPDVTQEQLRNRSWWRGPEIFYVIDDYDLVATSSGNPLSPLVDILPFAKDVGLHLVLARRTGGAGRAMFEPIMQRLKELGVQGVVLSGDRDEGALLGNVRAQPRPPGRGVYVARRGGNRLVQTAWLPPR